One region of uncultured Methanolobus sp. genomic DNA includes:
- a CDS encoding GLUG motif-containing protein, which produces MTLERNHIIITSLICILLLCTGTVSAATYSGGDGTIVNPYQLSSDSDIDNLSTASDDWDKCFQLTNDITLEGDHTPIASGSNFIGDFDGNGYVIKNLTINEESINVGFFSITDMGANIHDLGIETSSDGVYSTSSNVGILIGKNFGGNVSNCSATGDTTGSSEVGGLIGMIDGGTISNCYATITVNATSLNSYAGGLVGTNLGGTVNNCYATGNITGYNRVGGLIGDSSGTVNNSFAAVNNTADGSSVAGFIGNNAGTINEYCYYSGSLEIGDGTYTSEDNFTNFNFVSGTSGLNWNSGGNLITTEDDPSYIWKIIDGSTFPFFQWQVTEAESSYSGGSGTIDDPYQLSTSTAIEELSSNPDDWGLNFTLTGDITLTGNHTPIGNSSIKFTGDFDGNGHTIKNLTINQESNYAGFFGYTLGANVHDLGIETSSYGIKSTGQRVGGLVGWLEYGTVSNCSFAGTVSGSSDLVGGLVGMNKYGTAISNSSATGNVTGSGSYVGGLVGENWGSTIIDCSATGTVSGSIDCVGGLVGFNRYDLNINTNVSNSYATGDVTGRNRVGGLVGFNDNSTVSTSYATGTVNGSGSSVGGLVGYNDDSATVINSFATGNVSGTGDRVGGLVGYNYDSATVTNSFATGTVSGSSDLVGGLVGYNYDSATVTNSFATGTVSGSNRVGGLVGFNSVGTVNDYCYYSSTGSNYNEIGKSTSYVNFTNLSFVSGSSGLNWDGDITTADDSGFVWKIIEEYTLPYFQWQDTPDPVPYVESLSPSIGFNNTDSSESFWINISGCSFYNTTDSVVVNLTMDGQTPISGEIDEASHTYTTINAIFNLTEAIAGNWSLYVYNLGGQTSTANIFTVKSIVTPDAPEGFTNNTGNFWVNHSWDADTSSTTDSYNISYDGGWDNGTTNNYFNQTSGLSAHAWSNITVYAYNATDSTLSEGVSDKVQIPNNDVTILDVTDITATEGETINFDVNSTDADNDAPTFACNQSDLFDSFDTSSGEVSWITDMSDAGTYSVEFNVSDGHGSVDSHTITITVNDFSLSTPVLSNETGNFYVNWSWNSILNADSYNVSLNNVWTNGTISTEINETDMDPHNISSIQVLAFNETYGVLSDSVSDSVTLSNNPVSISNLNDISISEYELININALSADPDGDSVTFGCNRTDLFSDFDTSTGNGSWQTGPTDAGTYSVEFNVSDGYGSIDTEIITITVTDFSLSTPVLSNETGNFYVNWSWNSISNADSYNVSLNNVWTNGTISTEINETDMDPHNISSIQVLAFNETYGVLSDSVSDSVTLSNNPVSISNLDDIGVNESELIEINAVFEDLDDDSVTFGCNRTDLFSDFDTSTGNGSWETDYTSSGTYSVNFNVSDGYGSTDSQVVTVTVTNVPTTMHVGSGSGYDYPGIQAAINAASEGDTISVTDGTYNENVVVNKSVTLRSENGSANTVINSTSGNTVLTLEADNITIMGFNITGASGGHGIRLSSSSNNSTLENNIVTNNGDGIVLYPSHNNTLKNNIIIENNGDGIYIEHSFNTILTENNVSVNDGNGINIAYSSNYSVLTNNIVNGNSDGIKLDTSNNTILTSNIVNGNDEFGIYFDTSENNTIVGNVANDNLLAGIYLDSSGNNTLQNNVAKGSTYFGFYLDSSSSNVLENNTAMNNTVYDFAVSGTNEINNLKITEKGAQVSFLSDSTETGIRGSATNSTALLGKTNVNGYLTIKRGGIFVKSTSVVVDKESSAPDIIISYDDSGMSSPVESSIDLYRYSESKWNAVSDTSLDTSSNKVTAALSEGTFGLFKNSGSSSDSSSSSDDGSVVARLQSKGTTAILYTNSDGELNGDTVVKSKNAITTLTLYKGTVGTDAAGNTVNKVTVTKPESMPANTPAEVLESGLYYDFGPSGTTFNKEVLITIDFDPEEYQDRNPTIYTHSEENGWIALETTIDWENGRATAYTTHFSLYALFGDDAGEVVEETSQVSAESPKHVENGEIPAEDKGGFGFVYLILGIVIVAGIGYVIMKKQKDGGGL; this is translated from the coding sequence ATGACATTAGAGAGAAACCATATTATCATAACATCATTAATCTGTATTTTATTATTATGTACAGGAACAGTTTCAGCAGCCACCTATTCTGGCGGTGACGGTACAATAGTCAACCCATATCAACTTTCATCTGACAGCGATATTGATAACCTGTCAACAGCTTCTGATGATTGGGATAAATGTTTTCAACTAACAAATGACATTACACTTGAAGGTGATCATACTCCAATTGCTTCAGGATCCAATTTCATTGGCGACTTTGACGGAAACGGATATGTCATAAAGAACCTGACAATTAATGAAGAATCTATTAATGTAGGATTCTTTAGTATCACAGATATGGGTGCTAACATCCATGATCTTGGAATTGAAACAAGTTCAGATGGTGTTTATTCCACAAGTAGTAATGTTGGTATTCTTATTGGAAAAAATTTTGGTGGTAACGTAAGCAACTGTTCTGCCACCGGTGATACCACTGGTTCAAGTGAAGTAGGCGGTCTTATCGGAATGATTGATGGTGGTACTATAAGCAATTGTTATGCAACTATTACTGTTAACGCCACTAGTCTTAACTCTTATGCCGGCGGTCTTGTTGGGACTAATTTAGGCGGTACTGTAAACAACTGTTATGCTACTGGTAATATAACTGGTTATAACAGAGTCGGTGGTCTTATTGGAGATAGTTCTGGTACTGTAAACAATAGTTTTGCCGCTGTTAATAATACTGCTGACGGTTCTTCTGTAGCTGGCTTTATTGGAAATAATGCAGGTACTATTAACGAATATTGTTATTATTCCGGCAGTCTGGAGATTGGTGATGGTACTTATACTTCCGAGGACAATTTCACCAATTTCAATTTCGTTTCAGGAACTTCAGGTCTGAACTGGAATTCCGGCGGCAACCTCATAACAACAGAAGATGATCCAAGCTACATATGGAAAATAATAGACGGTTCAACATTTCCATTCTTCCAGTGGCAAGTCACTGAAGCAGAAAGTTCTTACTCTGGTGGTAGCGGTACAATCGATGATCCTTATCAACTTTCAACAAGCACTGCCATTGAAGAACTTTCTTCAAATCCTGATGATTGGGGACTGAACTTCACACTTACAGGAGACATCACACTTACAGGCAATCACACTCCAATTGGGAATTCCAGCATTAAGTTCACAGGTGATTTTGACGGAAACGGGCATACAATAAAGAACCTGACAATTAATCAGGAATCTAATTATGCAGGATTCTTTGGCTACACACTCGGTGCTAACGTCCATGACCTTGGAATTGAAACAAGTTCATATGGTATCAAATCAACAGGGCAACGTGTTGGCGGTCTTGTTGGATGGTTGGAGTATGGTACTGTCAGCAATTGTTCTTTCGCTGGTACTGTCAGTGGTTCTAGTGATCTTGTCGGTGGTCTCGTCGGGATGAATAAGTATGGTACTGCAATTAGTAACAGTTCTGCCACTGGTAATGTCACTGGTTCTGGTAGTTATGTTGGCGGTCTTGTAGGGGAGAATTGGGGCAGTACTATTATAGACTGTTCTGCCACTGGTACTGTCAGTGGTTCTATTGATTGTGTCGGTGGTCTTGTTGGGTTTAATCGTTATGATTTGAATATTAATACTAATGTGAGCAACAGTTATGCTACGGGGGATGTCACCGGTCGTAATAGGGTCGGTGGTCTTGTTGGATTTAATGACAATTCTACTGTAAGCACTAGTTATGCCACCGGAACTGTTAATGGTTCTGGTAGTTCTGTTGGCGGTCTTGTCGGATATAATGATGATTCTGCTACTGTAATCAACAGCTTTGCCACTGGCAATGTCTCAGGTACTGGTGATAGAGTCGGTGGTCTTGTCGGATATAATTATGATTCTGCTACTGTAACCAACAGCTTTGCCACTGGTACTGTCAGTGGTTCTAGTGATCTTGTCGGTGGTCTTGTCGGATATAATTATGATTCTGCTACTGTAACCAACAGCTTTGCCACTGGTACTGTCAGTGGTTCTAATCGTGTCGGTGGTCTTGTCGGGTTTAATAGTGTTGGTACTGTGAATGACTACTGTTATTATTCTAGCACAGGTTCAAATTATAATGAGATTGGTAAATCTACTTCCTATGTCAACTTCACCAATTTAAGTTTCGTCTCGGGAAGCTCTGGCTTGAACTGGGACGGAGACATCACAACAGCCGATGACTCAGGTTTCGTGTGGAAAATAATAGAGGAATATACTCTTCCATACTTCCAGTGGCAGGATACTCCTGATCCGGTTCCATATGTAGAATCATTATCTCCAAGCATTGGTTTCAATAACACTGACAGCAGCGAATCATTCTGGATAAACATTTCCGGATGCAGCTTTTACAATACTACTGACAGTGTAGTTGTAAATCTGACAATGGATGGTCAAACGCCAATATCAGGTGAAATTGATGAAGCTTCGCATACATACACTACAATCAATGCTATATTCAATCTGACAGAAGCAATTGCAGGCAACTGGTCATTATATGTTTACAATCTGGGTGGTCAGACCTCAACAGCAAACATTTTTACAGTAAAATCCATTGTCACACCGGATGCTCCAGAAGGTTTTACAAACAATACAGGCAATTTCTGGGTGAACCATAGCTGGGATGCAGATACCAGCAGCACAACTGACTCATATAATATCAGTTATGATGGAGGCTGGGATAACGGCACAACAAATAATTATTTTAACCAGACCAGTGGCCTCTCTGCTCATGCATGGTCTAACATAACAGTCTATGCATACAATGCCACAGATTCCACACTTTCAGAAGGAGTTAGCGACAAAGTCCAGATACCAAACAATGATGTCACTATACTTGATGTAACAGACATTACTGCAACGGAAGGAGAGACTATCAACTTTGACGTCAATTCTACAGATGCAGACAACGATGCGCCGACATTTGCATGTAACCAGAGTGATCTGTTCGATAGCTTTGACACAAGTTCCGGTGAAGTTTCATGGATCACAGATATGAGTGATGCAGGGACCTACTCTGTTGAATTTAATGTAAGTGATGGTCACGGCTCAGTTGATTCTCATACAATAACAATTACTGTTAATGATTTCTCACTCTCAACACCAGTTCTGAGTAATGAAACAGGTAATTTCTATGTCAACTGGTCATGGAATTCAATTTTAAATGCAGATTCCTATAATGTCAGTCTGAACAATGTCTGGACAAATGGAACAATATCAACAGAAATTAATGAAACTGATATGGACCCACATAATATATCATCCATTCAGGTTCTTGCTTTCAATGAAACCTATGGTGTATTATCTGATTCAGTAAGTGATTCAGTAACTCTTTCCAACAATCCTGTATCAATCAGCAACCTGAATGATATCAGTATCAGTGAATACGAGTTGATCAATATCAATGCCCTTTCTGCTGATCCTGACGGGGATTCTGTAACCTTTGGTTGCAACCGTACCGATCTTTTCAGTGATTTTGACACTTCAACAGGAAATGGAAGCTGGCAGACCGGTCCAACTGATGCAGGAACCTATTCCGTTGAATTCAACGTCAGTGACGGCTACGGTTCAATCGATACTGAAATAATAACAATCACTGTTACCGATTTCTCACTCTCAACACCAGTTCTGAGTAACGAAACAGGTAATTTCTATGTCAACTGGTCATGGAATTCAATTTCAAATGCAGATTCCTATAATGTCAGTCTGAACAATGTCTGGACAAATGGAACAATATCAACAGAAATTAATGAAACTGATATGGACCCACATAATATATCATCCATTCAGGTTCTTGCTTTCAATGAAACCTATGGTGTATTATCTGATTCAGTAAGTGATTCAGTAACTCTTTCCAACAATCCTGTATCAATCAGCAACCTGGATGATATCGGTGTCAATGAATCAGAGTTAATTGAAATAAATGCAGTTTTTGAAGACCTTGATGATGATTCTGTAACATTCGGTTGTAACCGTACTGATCTCTTCAGCGATTTCGATACTTCAACAGGAAACGGGAGCTGGGAGACAGATTATACGAGTTCCGGTACTTACTCTGTTAATTTCAATGTAAGTGATGGTTATGGTTCAACTGATTCTCAGGTAGTTACTGTCACAGTGACAAATGTGCCGACCACAATGCATGTTGGAAGTGGCTCTGGTTATGATTATCCGGGTATCCAGGCTGCAATAAATGCTGCAAGTGAAGGTGACACTATTTCTGTGACTGATGGCACTTACAATGAGAATGTAGTTGTCAACAAGAGTGTTACACTTCGCTCTGAGAACGGATCAGCAAATACTGTAATCAATTCCACATCTGGTAACACAGTACTGACATTAGAAGCTGATAATATCACTATCATGGGGTTCAACATTACAGGTGCTTCAGGAGGGCACGGTATAAGACTAAGCAGTTCATCAAATAACAGCACTCTGGAAAACAACATTGTTACCAATAATGGAGATGGAATTGTACTTTACCCATCACACAACAACACTCTGAAAAACAATATTATCATTGAGAATAATGGTGACGGAATTTATATTGAACATTCCTTCAACACTATCCTGACAGAGAACAATGTTAGTGTAAATGATGGCAATGGTATCAATATTGCTTATTCAAGTAACTATAGTGTATTGACAAATAATATTGTTAATGGAAATAGTGACGGTATTAAGCTCGATACATCAAACAATACTATTCTGACAAGCAATATTGTCAATGGAAATGATGAGTTTGGAATTTACTTTGATACATCTGAAAATAATACCATTGTGGGCAATGTTGCGAATGATAATCTCCTTGCGGGCATTTACCTTGACTCTTCAGGTAACAATACTCTACAAAACAATGTTGCAAAAGGAAGCACTTATTTTGGTTTTTATCTTGACTCTTCATCTTCTAACGTGCTGGAAAATAATACTGCAATGAACAATACAGTATATGATTTTGCTGTATCTGGAACCAATGAAATAAATAATCTTAAGATTACTGAAAAAGGTGCTCAGGTATCTTTCCTTTCAGATAGTACAGAAACCGGTATAAGAGGAAGTGCTACAAACTCCACAGCTCTTTTAGGAAAGACAAATGTTAATGGTTATCTGACAATAAAAAGGGGTGGTATATTTGTCAAAAGCACTAGTGTAGTTGTAGATAAAGAAAGTTCAGCTCCGGATATCATCATTTCCTACGATGATTCCGGTATGAGCAGTCCAGTTGAATCATCAATTGACCTGTACAGGTACAGTGAAAGCAAATGGAACGCGGTGAGTGATACATCACTTGACACATCCAGTAATAAGGTAACCGCAGCTCTCAGTGAAGGGACATTCGGACTTTTCAAGAATTCCGGGTCAAGTTCTGATAGTTCTTCAAGTTCCGATGATGGTTCTGTAGTCGCAAGATTACAGTCTAAGGGAACAACTGCTATTCTTTATACTAACAGTGACGGAGAACTTAATGGTGACACTGTTGTAAAGTCAAAGAATGCTATAACAACCCTTACTTTGTATAAAGGAACTGTAGGAACGGATGCAGCCGGTAATACTGTGAACAAGGTTACAGTCACTAAACCCGAATCCATGCCTGCAAATACTCCTGCTGAAGTACTTGAATCCGGACTTTACTACGATTTCGGACCTTCAGGAACTACGTTTAACAAGGAAGTCCTGATAACCATAGACTTTGATCCGGAAGAATATCAGGACAGGAATCCAACCATATACACCCATTCTGAAGAGAATGGCTGGATTGCTCTTGAAACAACAATAGACTGGGAAAATGGCAGGGCAACAGCTTACACAACTCACTTCTCACTCTATGCCTTGTTTGGTGATGATGCCGGTGAAGTAGTTGAAGAAACATCACAGGTTTCTGCTGAATCTCCCAAACATGTAGAGAATGGAGAGATTCCTGCTGAAGATAAAGGTGGTTTCGGATTTGTCTATCTGATACTCGGTATTGTAATCGTTGCCGGTATCGGATATGTGATAATGAAGAAACAGAAGGATGGAGGAGGACTTTAA